Proteins from a genomic interval of Echeneis naucrates chromosome 21, fEcheNa1.1, whole genome shotgun sequence:
- the LOC115035185 gene encoding zona pellucida-like domain-containing protein 1, with amino-acid sequence MKILLLLLSLIVRSSQLTLNECGAEARRPQVTDISVECGTTSIGLAIQICPVIYTGYNETLLILNHILDPACRATLDESVTPPVARFNFPLNMTEACGSIFRTTSAAGTGIFSDFSNIQMVNISGIIRSHDLTTGTITYNAELKYYYSCAYPLEYLINNTQIDVSGSSIAIKDNNGSFISTLSMELFSDANYIKPLVIPQLGIELRTKVYVEVKATNLTGQYHVLLDRCYASISPLPTNSSFFNLFVPCSRDRFTTMIENGDSQNARFHFPAFRFIEQQNETVSTYHLHCITRLCEKSSCSTFKQCSNRRKRNTLETSEDGISQTFTLTSPAIVTKADSTDSKEKPLIAEKDSAVGLGVAVGVLAFACFIALCAAAVFYKRLRN; translated from the coding sequence ATGAAGatccttttacttttactctCCTTGATAGTCAGAAGTAGTCAGCTTACGCTGAATGAATGTGGAGCAGAAGCAAGACGCCCACAGGTCACTGACATTTCAGTCGAGTGTGGCACTACCTCCATTGGCCTGGCCATTCAAATCTGCCCGGTCATCTACACGGGCTACAACGAGACTTTACTGATCCTGAACCACATACTCGACCCGGCCTGCAGAGCAACCCTCGATGAATCTGTGACTCCGCCGGTCGCTCGTTTTAACTTCCCCCTAAATATGACCGAAGCCTGCGGAAGCATATTCAGGACCACCAGTGCCGCCGGGACGGGTATATTCTCAGACTTCTCCAACATCCAGATGGTCAATATCAGCGGCATCATTCGGTCCCATGATCTGACGACAGGCACCATCACTTATAACGCTGAGCTGAAGTACTACTACTCCTGTGCCTACCCCCTAGAGTACCTGATCAACAATACCCAGATCGACGTGTCGGGCTCCTCCATCGCTATAAAGGACAACAACGGGAGTTTCATCAGCACTTTGAGCATGGAGCTCTTCAGTGATGCCAACTACATCAAACCGCTGGTCATTCCGCAGCTGGGGATCGAACTGCGGACCAAAGTGTATGTCGAGGTCAAGGCCACCAACTTGACAGGCCAGTACCACGTCTTGCTCGACAGGTGCTACGCCTCCATTTCCCCCTTGCCGACGAACTCCAGCTTCTTCAACCTGTTCGTGCCCTGCTCCAGGGACCGGTTCACCACCATGATTGAGAACGGAGACAGCCAGAACGCCCGCTTCCACTTCCCGGCGTTCCGCTTCATCGAGCAGCAGAATGAGACGGTTTCCACCTACCACCTCCACTGCATCACCCGGCTGTGTgagaagagcagctgcagcacgtTCAAGCAGTGCagcaacaggaggaagaggaacacCCTGGAAACGTCCGAGGATGGGATATCCCAAACCTTCACCCTCACCTCCCCGGCGATCGTCACCAAGGCCGACAGCACCGACTCCAAAGAGAAGCCCCTCATTGCCGAAAAAGACTCCGCCGTTGGGCTCGGCGTGGCCGTCGGCGTGCTCGCCTTCGCTTGCTTCATTGCTCTTTGTGCTGCAGCCGTGTTTTACAAAAGGCTCAGGAACTAA